The nucleotide window TGTCGGAGGTGTTGTAGCGGTAGTTGGACACGAAGCGGTCCAGAGGATCGCGGATGATGGTGGCGCATTTCAGCGGCAGTTCCTGATGGCGCCAGTACATGACGTCGGACCATGCAAAATGCCCCATCAGCACCTGACGGCAGGGGTTGGCCTCATCGCTGCGCCGGTAGAGCGCCTTGCGCGTCTTGTTGCGGAAGGACTGGTTGGTGTTCTCCCAGGAGACCGGGTGAAAAATGTCAAAAGCCGCCTGCAGCGCCTTGCCCACCGACATGCCCGCGGTCTTGGGGATATGCATGAACAGGATCACGTCATTGGGGTCGTGATAGGCCTCTGGCGCCACCAGCCGGGGTGCAAACCGAGCCTCAAAGGCGGTCTCGGCAACGGTCTTGATACCGGAGGTCTGAGAGGAAACCTGTGACATGATAAGGGCTTGCTCCACGTTGGGCGGCAGGTGCCGGATGCGCTGTCGGGCCTTAGCGAAGGGGGGGCTGGATGTCAATCTGAGCAGCGGGGAGGCGGCCGGTTTGCGCCCCCCTGTGGCAGGGCGGCTGCCTGCGGGCGGCCAGTGATGCCGCGCCGCCGCGCCTGCCGCCTATTCTATGAGGAACCGGGAGAGCTGTTTGACAAGGCTCCGGCGGCTGTGCTTTTGACCCTGTGCAGAGATGCCCGGAGAACAGGGGCGCCCATCGCCATTGGCAGGAGCCATTGTGCATCCGGGCGTGTCCGGGCATATCCCCCTGATCCCGGCCCGCTCTGCCCAGATCTTTCTTGCGGGTGGCCGGGTCTCTTGGACTTCTTACTTTTGGTTGCCCGTCCGGGTGACCCAGACAAAGGCAATACGTCAATGGCACGCACCTCGGCACAGCAATCAGGATCGGCGCATAAGGCGGGGCTGGCTGAGATCCGCAAGGCCCGCAGGGGCAACCGCGGCGCCTTCTGGCTGATCGGCCTGTTCAGCTTCTTTGCCAATCTGCTGATGCTGACCAGCCCGCTTTATATGATGCAGGTCTATGACCGGGTGCTGGGCAGCCGCTCGCTGGAGACGCTGGTGGCGCTGACGGTGCTGGCGGGATTCCTGTTCCTGATCATGGGCATTCTGGATTACGTGCGCGGCCGGATCCTGGCACGGGTCGGGGCGCGGTTCCATGACCAGCTGGAAACCCGGGTGTTCAATGCGGTGCAGGACAAATCGGCGGCCGGCTTCAATGACGACATCGCCAAGGTGGGGCTGCGGGATCTGGAGGCGATGCAGAAGGCGCTCTCCTCTCCTATTGTTTCGGCCTTTTTCGATCTGCCCTGGACACCGCTGTTTCTGGGGCTGATCGCGGTGTTCCATCCGCTTCTGGGTCTGCTGGCGCTGATCGGCGGTGGCGTGCTGGTGGCTTTTGCCCTGGCCAATCAGATGATTTCCAAGGCGCCGGTCGAGAATGCCAGCATGATGGCCGCCTCGGCGCATCAGGTCTCGGACGGGATGCGCAACAATGCCGAGCTGATCCAGGGGCTGGGAATGCGCCGTGCGGCTTTTGCCAAATGGCGGATGCTGCGCAGCCAGGCGGTTGGATCTGAGCTGAGCGCGGCGGATATGACCGGTGGGTTCAGCACCGCCACCCGCACCTTCCGGCTGGCGCTGCAATCGGCGATGCTGGGCACCGGCGCCTATCTGGTGCTGACCGAAGGGCTGACACCGGGGGTGATGATCGCCTCCTCCATCATCATGGGCCGGGCTCTGGCTCCGATCGAGACGCTGATCGGTCAATGGGCTCTGGTGCAGCGCGCCCTGCAGGCGCAGGAGCGGCTGGCGCAGATGCTGAGCGAAACCCCGGAGCGCCCGGCGCCGATGAAGCTGGCCCGCCCGGCCGCCAAGCTGGAGGTACAGGGCGTGGCCCTGGTGCCGCCGGTGGCGCCGGGGCAGGTGGCCAAACCGGTCCTGCAGGGGCTGAATTTCAATATCCAGCCCGGGCAGGCGCTGGGGGTGATCGGGGCCTCGGGGGCGGGGAAATCCTCGCTGGCGCGGGCGCTGATCGGCGTCTGGCACCCGGTCTCGGGCAAGATCCGCCTCGATGGGGCGGCGCTCAATCAATATGACATGGATGATCTGGGCAGCTACATCGGCTATCTGCCGCAGCAGGTGACGCTGTTTGACGGCACCATTGCCGAAAACATTGCCCGGCTGTCGATGATGCCGGATCCCGATCAGGTGGTGGCTGCCGCCCGCAAGGCCGCGGTCCACGACATGATCCTGCAATTGCCGCAGGGTTATGACACGCCGGTGCGGGTGGCCAGCACCCGGCTGTCGGGTGGGCAGGTGCAGCGCATCGGCCTGGCGCGGGCCCTTTACGGCGATCCGGTGCTTCTGGTGCTGGATGAGCCGAACTCCAACCTCGACAATGAAGGCAGCCAGGCGCTGAACCTGGCGGTGGCCCATGCCAAACAGGACGGCCGTGCGGTGGTCATCATGGCGCATCGCCCGGCGGCGATTCAGCTCTGCGACCTGATCCTGATCCTCGACAACGGGGCGCAGCGGGCCTTTGGGGCCAAGGATGCGGTGCTGCGTGAGCATCTGCAGAACCCGCAGGCCGGCCAGCAGAAACCGGCCCCGAAACAAGCCCCGAAACCGGCTACAGTGCAGGTCGCAGCACAGGCAACAGAGGATGATGCGGCACAGCTGCCGCAGGAGGCAGCCACTTCGGCCCCGGAAACGCCGGTCCAGAAACAGCCGTCTCCGAAACAGGCAGAGGCAAAAGCATGAGCGATACATCCAAATCCTACCCGATCCGTGGGCTGACCATTGCCGGGCTGCTGGCGCTGGGGCTGCTTGTAGGCGGCATTGGCCAATGGGCGGCGACGGCGGAAATCTCCGGTGCGGTGATTGCCTCCGGTTCCATCAAGGTGGAGCAGAACCGGCAGGTGGTGCAGCACCCCTATGGCGGCGTTGTCGACGACGTGCTGGTGAGCGAGGGCGATCTGGTCGAGGAGGACGCGCTGTTGCTGCGGCTGGAGCCGTCGGAGCTGCTGGCCGAACGGCAGATCGTCGAAGGTCAGCTGGCCGAAACCCTGGCCCGGCGCAGCCGCTACAGTGCCGAACGCGACGAGGCCGAGGACATCACCTTTGCCGAGCTGCTGTTCGAGCTGAGCGGCACCCATGTGCAGACCGAAGAGCTGATCAACGGTCAGAAACGCCTGTTTGAAGCGCGCCTGGTCAATCTGCGCGCCCGCATCAGCCGCCTGCAGGAACGGATCGGCCAGATCCAGAGCCAGATCGACGGCATCGAGGCGCAGCAGTCGGCGCTGCAGGAACAGCTGGTGCTGATCGGCCAGGAGCTGGAAAACCAGCAGAGCCTGCTGGCACAGGGGTTGGCACAGTCCAGCCGGGTGCTGTCGCTGCAGCGCGAACAGTCACGGCTGCGCGGTCAGGCCGGGGCGCTGACCGCCCAGAAGGCCCAGGCCGAAGGGCAGGTGACCGAACTGGGTCTGGAGATCCTCAACCAGAAAAGCGCACGGCGCGAAGAGGCGATCACCACCCTGCGCGACCTGCAGGTGCGTGAGCTGGAGCTGATCGAACGGCGCAATGTGATCCTGCAGCGGCTGTCCCGGCTGGAGGTGCGCGCCCCGGTGGCGGGGGTGGTCTATGATCTCAATGTCTTTGCCCGCAAATCGGTGATCCGGGCGGCGGATCCGCTGATGTATCTGATCCCGCAGAGCCAGCCGCTGGTGATTTCGGCGCAGGTGGCGCCGTCGGACATTGATCAGGTCTATCTCAACCAGCCGGTCAGCCTGAATTTCTCCAGCTTCAACCAGCGCACCACGCCGACGCTGTTTGGCACGGTGAGCACGGTATCGGGCGATTCCTTTGTCGATCCGCAGACCGGGCGCAGCTATTACGTGGTCGAGGTGCGGCTGAACAAAGGCGAGGCCGCCCGCCTGCCCGAGGGCAATGTGCTGGTGCCGGGGATGCCGGTGGAGACCTTTATCCAGACCAACAGCCGCACGCCCTTTGCCTATCTGTTGCAGCCCTTCACCGATTATCTCAACCGCGCCTTCCGCGAGAGCTGAGCCTGTCTGCCCGGCTCTCGCCTCCCTCCTGCCGATCCGGACAGGGGGATATGCCGGGGGGACATGCGGGCGGAAAATCGGCTGC belongs to Phaeobacter sp. A36a-5a and includes:
- a CDS encoding type I secretion system permease/ATPase, with translation MARTSAQQSGSAHKAGLAEIRKARRGNRGAFWLIGLFSFFANLLMLTSPLYMMQVYDRVLGSRSLETLVALTVLAGFLFLIMGILDYVRGRILARVGARFHDQLETRVFNAVQDKSAAGFNDDIAKVGLRDLEAMQKALSSPIVSAFFDLPWTPLFLGLIAVFHPLLGLLALIGGGVLVAFALANQMISKAPVENASMMAASAHQVSDGMRNNAELIQGLGMRRAAFAKWRMLRSQAVGSELSAADMTGGFSTATRTFRLALQSAMLGTGAYLVLTEGLTPGVMIASSIIMGRALAPIETLIGQWALVQRALQAQERLAQMLSETPERPAPMKLARPAAKLEVQGVALVPPVAPGQVAKPVLQGLNFNIQPGQALGVIGASGAGKSSLARALIGVWHPVSGKIRLDGAALNQYDMDDLGSYIGYLPQQVTLFDGTIAENIARLSMMPDPDQVVAAARKAAVHDMILQLPQGYDTPVRVASTRLSGGQVQRIGLARALYGDPVLLVLDEPNSNLDNEGSQALNLAVAHAKQDGRAVVIMAHRPAAIQLCDLILILDNGAQRAFGAKDAVLREHLQNPQAGQQKPAPKQAPKPATVQVAAQATEDDAAQLPQEAATSAPETPVQKQPSPKQAEAKA
- a CDS encoding sulfotransferase family 2 domain-containing protein, with protein sequence MSQVSSQTSGIKTVAETAFEARFAPRLVAPEAYHDPNDVILFMHIPKTAGMSVGKALQAAFDIFHPVSWENTNQSFRNKTRKALYRRSDEANPCRQVLMGHFAWSDVMYWRHQELPLKCATIIRDPLDRFVSNYRYNTSDKHPQHEAFAARYPTLEAYAQALPLDYQLSLMTGAFYSFDHALEKLNRYYSFIGVTEHLGASLQHFRRSHGLAAELAEHRENTGSTAKAAEEIPDAVRNIVGEKSRNDARLHQLVSRCYG
- a CDS encoding HlyD family type I secretion periplasmic adaptor subunit, with amino-acid sequence MSDTSKSYPIRGLTIAGLLALGLLVGGIGQWAATAEISGAVIASGSIKVEQNRQVVQHPYGGVVDDVLVSEGDLVEEDALLLRLEPSELLAERQIVEGQLAETLARRSRYSAERDEAEDITFAELLFELSGTHVQTEELINGQKRLFEARLVNLRARISRLQERIGQIQSQIDGIEAQQSALQEQLVLIGQELENQQSLLAQGLAQSSRVLSLQREQSRLRGQAGALTAQKAQAEGQVTELGLEILNQKSARREEAITTLRDLQVRELELIERRNVILQRLSRLEVRAPVAGVVYDLNVFARKSVIRAADPLMYLIPQSQPLVISAQVAPSDIDQVYLNQPVSLNFSSFNQRTTPTLFGTVSTVSGDSFVDPQTGRSYYVVEVRLNKGEAARLPEGNVLVPGMPVETFIQTNSRTPFAYLLQPFTDYLNRAFRES